The genomic stretch TGTCTCAGTCAATCATCATAATCAATAAACTTTTTTCGTCTTTTGGGAGGGCTTTGTGTTTTCAGAAAAGATTTTGATGTAGGTAGTAGAAATATATGTGTTAGAGCTGATTAGCAGATGATTCAGAATATCTTCATTGGTGGCCTTTCTACAGAATTTTCTGGAATGATGGGAGCGATATcttttgaagtatttatttcgAGCTTCAGAAGCTTTTTCGGATAATTTTGAAATCGGTACCAAACCAAAATGTTCAATGATAGCTGATCCTTGAGCAAGAACTTTATGAACACTTGCAGGCCTGTGATACCATTCGTATAAATCAACGTATAATTTTATGGTGGCTTCGGCTTAATCTCTAAACTTAATTGTATCTCTAAGATGACCAAAATTGTCTCTAGTATAGTTTTAAATTGCTTTAGATCCTTATTGACTCCTTTAATCGAAGCTGTAATTTCAGAGTCCTCAAAGTCAAGTCTGCTAACGGTATTTCCATCATTAGCCGTACCGTGACCCTGTTTCACAACTTCAATTAAAAGTCCTTTTTGGGATTTAAACTCgtctaaataactttttttctgTTCTGCATAATAGCTTTATTGTCACCACTTACAGATATTCCATGAATCTTATCCAAATATGTAACGATGAtagacaatatttacataagtcGACATCAACATTATtcgtcaatataaaaaaaaaatgtgtgagATTATCATTTCTCCAATCACAGTCGCTGTCACATTATAAATCTCTTGATtgtattatcttttaaaatgctAAATTAATTTTCCTTTAGAAATTTGCAATATAttggattaaaaataatatgcataatAAGGAGATGGATAGGATCGTTTTCCCAAGCAAATTTATTACCAGAAACTTGTTTAATAGGTAGCAAACTACCAATAAAAAGACTAGAGTCATATTAATCACCTTCTTCTATGCTATCTATGggctttttttctttaattaacttGATTGGAAGCTCCGTCAAAACCCCATTTACTTATCAGGGTCATTTATCTGCATATCTGGTCAGTTGTGATACTTCTTGGGTATTCTTTCTCAGCATCTTAATTTGCCCCTTTGTTAATTTAAGAGACAAAATCAAAGGCTaaagctaaaataataaatagatggTAGTCCGTATGAAATAGTGGGTAACAACGAACTGAGATTATCATTTTTCCTTTTATACTGTGAGCCTAGGGACATTTCCAACTACCTGCAAATTTATGGCTTCTGATTGCTCCACGTCACTAACGAATCTGATTCTGATAAGAAATCCGGTTTTGACCCAAACAAATGACGTCACAGGAGTGGTACGGACTATCATTACACAAAGACTTCGTATCTTCTGAGAAAAAAACCGGTTTCAAAACATAAttacaacattatttaatttgagtaatggtagtattaatattataaattattattaatagaaaaaaaacacaattttaaaagtggtgtaactttgaaaataatggGTTTacgaaaaaagttttattacataaaagtattgtattaatatgtagatttcaaaaatataaaaccatatCCCTAAGTCCACTTTTGATTTCGGTCCACTGTGCGCCTGTGGGGTACGCCCCAGCCCTATCATTCCAATGGTTTTCATTGTCCATGCTGCTAATGTTTcggcttaaatttttaaagtcggCCGCCTGCCTGTTTCTAATCCTTCTTGGGAATGCTATCGTGGTAGTTTACCCGCCACTGTGCGGGTAGCCCAAAGTGCAGGTGATAATTATGTACTGGATCCTAATATAAACCCTTAGTCGCCTCTTACGACACCCACGGGTAGAGTTGGGGAGGTCCTATTCTAATCCGGGACCACACGGAGCCagtacaaaatgaattataaacacaaattaagcacataagaATGTTATCTGCGGTCGTCGTTTACAAAGCAGGCGTTCTAACCGTTGGaccattatcaatatttttttttaattttgaattacgaTTTATCCTTCCGACATCCTTAATGTAGTGATACTTTAGCTAATTTagagaatttataaattattttgaacaaaatCAGGGGGGTCGTtggtaacataaaaatatttgataaattataaatataaaatcaattaatatatattaaaaaatttgtACTCGTGcatccatatttatttaattagtatctGTTCAATCTCGTTCAATATAAACGAAATATGTGTTCTAAGAAGAAACAACGGTGTAAAAACTCCGTTCAAAATCTGCCAATTATATTGTAGTTCTTATTTATTTGCAGTCACTGAGGACGATCATGTTATTCCGGGTACGATGGTGAAACATAGAAAgctctcgttttttttttataaataaggtatttttaattttataataatgtaaagaaggaataaacaaaaaatgtgtcattaaaataatttattaagatgatAGACACACAGCAATTTCCACCATGGTCATGTTCTTAGAAAGGCCAGCTGTTACCGGTTCTTAGTCCATATAATCCTTGTCTgcaaaaacaacatttttcattattcattatCATCCGACTTAATATCGTATCATCTTATCGGAGGGTGAAATAGGCACGACATACGAACGAACATTTTGTAATAACTTTTAGTATCTCTAAAATAACAGCATGTAAagttcccactgcagggctaagaCCTTCTCTCCCATTCAggaggtttgggacatattccatcacgatgTTCTAATGCAGGTTTGTGGAATGCAtgtgtggcagaattacgataaaattaaacgcatgcaagtttcctcacgatgttttccttcaccgagcacgagattaattataaacacaaattaagaacatatgtatatattagtggtgcttgcctgggtctcaacccgaaatcatcagtaagcacgcgttctaactactcaTCTCAGCTCTAAGAAAATCTTACGATAGATCATATGTCATGAATGGATAAGTAGCTGAACggaaataaaatgtaagtatAACGACGAACATACCCTCGCTTGCCCAAGTTGCTGGTACCAAGGACTAATGTGGATCCTGTGCACTGATTATTTTGGGCCTGACTGAGGTTATTGCAAAGTCTTCCTACTAAGTGGTTACTTCTGATCGAAGAGGCGAACAGTTCTGGTGCACGTGAATGAGAGCATATGGGGGTTGCACAGCCAGGTTGATTTCTGCCACCGTTGGGGTAGAAGTCAGCGTGAGAAATAGGATCCATGATACCGAGAGCACCACCGTTAGAGTGAATAGATTCAACGTATACTCCAGAGTTGCGATTAAGAGCGTTTCCGTTATTACCCCATTGAGGACCAGCGGGATCCATACCTGAAATAGAACATAGTAATTATATGGATTTTTAAATTCACCTTAAAGCTGTTGTTATTAGAAACACGGTGAAGTGAAAATGTGTCATGACATGTTTGTCCTGCCAATTggcaaagaaaaaatatattaataagtttcGCTACTAAACGCACTTATATCTACTAGTGGATCACTCGCGAAACTtcgcttttatttaaaagttttttaggtATTTCAAAAAAgggtttgttttgattttatttaaatgtaaactgtGAGTCACTCATCTACCAATCTCATCATCACTCCAAAATGATGAAgcctttttaaatgttttatgttctTTTATAGTCGTAGTACCGCTCTATAACATGCCAGTAACTTTGTCCgctctttaatttaattgaccATATCTGATTTCCTTGTTTGCAGGTATTGCCCTTAATTATTGGGACAAAGATCGGTGtacgaaataaaattgtttgtttgttttggaATGAGAAACTATACTCCATCATCATATCTATAAATAGGGagagtataaataaatgtacatacCTGTTACTCGGACCGGTCGGACATTACTGGCGCGTCCAGCATTACCGACTACGTGAGCGCCCAAGCTGTGACCAATTAAATGGACGTTATTCCAGTTGCCGCCAGCGGTACTGAAGAGGAAGTTAAGGAAATTCGTAAGATGTCTGCCTACGTCTGGAACAGCTAACACTGATGTGGTGTAGATTCCACTGGCAGAACTTCTCCAGTCTAGGACTATGACATTGACATCTGAGACCGCAAGGAAAGCGGCTGTGATTAGAGGGTTATGCGCTGTGTTTCCGTTACTGTTCCATCCGTGCACGAGAACTTTGGTGGGGCGGTTTCCCATGTAGTTGGAGTTACGGATTGAGTTTGCGTTACCGTTCACCAAAAGTTGGTGGTTGGTAGGATTACGTCTGCAAATGTGAAAAATAGGTAAAATGTAGTAATTGTAACAAGCCATTATTACAATTGGGCTGCAAGTATGTGAGAACAAATTGCCTTATTTTACCTTGTGTACAGCCAGTACTCATTGCGAGCACCATTTCTGGTTTGAAGAAACTCTTCATCAACGGGAGCATGCAGATCTACAAGATGGGGTTTACCTTCACCATCAGGCATCCAAATGTAACGGCTCTCGCCTTCCACATAATGGCTGTTATCTAATGGCACCAAAGGAATTGCGCTACCAGCGCACACTGTGTGAAACAAATATAAcgaagattaaaatataaaatagaattataatttattatatgcatttaGTTTTTTGATTAATTTCACAATTACAAAGAGGtataatgtcaaaaaaatactaacacGCTACTGAGGCAAGCAAAACCACCAAGAGCTTCATGATGAAGGTTTCATTCAGCAATAACTTCGAGTGTATTTATAATGCTGTTTATCTCTTCCctattaattatcataaatattatcaatgtgattataataatttaacaatcgaTTACCTTCCCATATCAAATTCTATAAAACgacttaattattaatcaaaataagaGGTTGCGTAGTATTGGATGCTTCGATATAATTGAGATAGTCAggatgattaattaaattgctGATACAGATAATTATTCTGTAATAGAAATATATCCCatgaattattttgtacaattatgCTTTAGTCAGAGACTACTGCATCCAGTGAGATCAgggattataatattaaaatggtaaTGAAAAGTAGTTAGTTAGACACAACTGCGGCACTTTCTTGAAGCATTTGGAGCGGCGAATACACCACGAATCTCATGTTGCTATGTTTCCACGATTAATTTTTCTAGAGTAAATAAGTCAAACGGCTTTATGGAGcttattaatttgttacaagaaaatttaaaatatatttttctcacaTTATATACAGCATTTCCTCGTCATCTCCAAGAAACTAAAACAATTAGAAATACTAGAAATAAATTTCTAAAGTAACAAaggcttttataataaatttctaaaGTAACACATGCAGCACTGTCGCTAATAAATTAGTGTCTGACGAGACATTGCGCCGAACGGACCTGTGACACTTTTCTCGACATTACAGGCGAATTGAGATATCCTCACTCCATATTTATGCTCAGCTCCAAATGAGAAAACTCGACGACGTATTTCCgaccttttataatatttataacaaaacatatatagCAGAAATATGTTTTGAGTTAAGTAATGTACGATACAGTGTAgtctaaaaagtaaatttatggtATTGTAACGTTATCGCTCTAGTCGTACTATGTCCTAGAATACTACTgctgtgtatttatatttaggaATTAAAGGGACTCCCGTGAAGAGACTttatgaatttcaatttaaacaatCTTTAGACCCTCAGTAGTTTGAAGGTAAGAGATCTACGGAATATGGTGTAATTATCTAGATATAGAGAAACAGGGCTTCGCGTGTCAATATAATGAGCCTTTAATTACATTGAGACATTCTTCTTTTACAATGGGACGGCAAAATGACATGGTTGGGTTGTACGAATCCGTATATTAgtgtataaagaatataatatattagtatcaaACTTTCGAACCTTCTAGCAAATAAGTTTTTTCTCCGAAAGTAGTTATCATACTTAATGATTATGGAATTAATTccgcaaacattttttttaggttTATAATACACTGACATATCTCACAAAATgtgtaaatctaaaaaaatattaatataggatCAGATAAGACGGTacctcaataatatttaatgtaatttacgTGATAAGGGTATTTAgcactaatataattaatatttacaaatatatttatttcagatatagcaaatatttacattattttgacaATAGTTTATAAGTAACCTTAAATTTATTTGGTGTTGACGCGAAAAATACCagacctgaaaataaaaaaaataataatattaaaaataaaaaataaaaaatatttgtagattTGTTTCCGTGGCCCTTCATCAaacttatgtaataattaatgtcaCAATATTTCAAGGACGATACATGCAATTCCAAAAGAAAATCAATGTATCTGTATAATTTCAATCATAatcaataatgtaattaatttattttgttatcgtCGGTATTTAATAAATCGTCATTGTACACATAAACAATACTGATTATACGTCAAAGGTGTCAtcgaattttatataacaacaagcctgtgaatttcccactgctgggctaaggcctcctctctcttcgaggagaaggtttggaacacatttcaccacgctgctccaattcgggttggtggaatacaaatgtggcagaatttctatggaatttgacacatacaggtttccacaagatgttttccttcaccgccgacaacgagatgaataaacacaaattaagcacatgaatattcagtggcgcttgcctgggtttgaacccgcggtcatcggttaagatacacatGTTCTAGCTggtgggccatctcgtctcattttatataatgtttttaaacgaACGCGTATATTTAATGTCTTTCAGAGCGTTCATAAGGAAATCAAGACGTTTCTTAAGCATGCTTACTGCATCATagtttttacaagcatttttatctgtttattacATACCGTGACTTATTTAAATCGCCATTGCCCATGGGGTAAAGTTCTCCATTGCAGCGATTGCCTCTtacatcatttaaattattgcatTCATTGGCATTAAGATTGTTGTGTTTCACTGAAATTGCCATGTATTCGTATCCTTTGCTATGGGAACAAACGCTCATTAAGCAGCCTGGCATAAATGAACCTCCATTTGGATAGAAATCAGCATCACCCAACGGGTCCATGTAACCAAACATAAGGGTATTGGTGTGAATTACTTCGACATATCGTGCGTCGGTTTTTTTCAAACGATTGGCATCATCCTTCCACAGTGGACCGGCTGGGTCCAAAGCTGCAAAATATACTCATTGCGTTTATTAATGTCATTACcagtacagataaaataaaccAGTTATCTtttgatttgttaaatatagtgactatgtatgataataaaaatctagatattttgatttaatcttaattatataGCCTTTAAATGATATGACCCACTTCTTTctagtatttaattgtatgaGAACAttatcaaaagttttttttttgtagatgattaaaaaaaatattatgttatttatttatgtgttatagCTCCGTCATAAGAAAGaggaaaacaaaagaaagtctccaaatatattattactttaattaatttgcgAAGGAATAACTGTATGAGTTGTGGCATTTAGGAAATGCTTGTTTCGTgtagtaacaatttttaattatgaactttcatttctattatataaaaaataaacacatttctaatacgttttttttgCTTGTAATTCTTAAATTCCATAATTACAAGCAAAAAAACGTATTAGAACTTACGTTTACGtaagttttagttattattCTAAACGATTTGCATTAAGTGCGAATAGTTAGAACCAggttaatatgaaaatattttcctcgATTATACGAGAACAACGTTTTCATGTAAAATGAAGTTATCATTACaagtattcataatatatgACTACACACTCTAATAgtgaactaaatataaatatggatGATAGTCATCCAAAGTGTGTGATGAggatcgatgtagaaaaagcaGCAACTTAGACTAAGATAGAGAATAGCGTAATAAAAACTACTTAACGAAAagataattaagatttaaagtGTGTTTGTAAGTTAGGAATTATCAATAGAACAGTTAATGTTAAATTACCTGTTAACCTTTTCACTTGAGATTCAGTGTTACGCCCAGCGTTACCCACGACGTGTGCTCCCAGACTAAATCCGACAAGATGCATCCTATCATAGGAAGCTCCTAATGATACAAGCCAATTAATGAACTTTCCAAGACCTTCTCCGAGAGCGACAACGCTATTCTTCGCTGTTACGTAATTGCGACTGGCCAATTCGCTCCAATCGAAAACTATTACATTGACATCGTCATTTTCTAAAAACGCTGAAATAAgatcaaataatgttttaagtGATACTTGATATGTGTTAATGTTAAAAGCATATGctgattttgaaattagaataggTCTGtccaaatgtttatttttacatttcactAACAATGTAAAATTTCAGTGTTATTAAAATGCCATATTTTCCATTTCGTATAGCTGCTATAATAATTtgctttatatctttattttatttattacataaattagtttaaaatttaatttcatattttatatgggttaatttgagttttatttttgaagGTCAATGTTACACGACTATAAACATGTATCATCTTGAATTTTacctatattcaatattattttaaagtgtttagtgataagtcgatggtgtaacttttaaaataaataaataaatgaatataatgccGCAAAGATtataagcaatatatttttttggtattaaaTTTCGATCCTCAAAGGTCATCAAGCTTGTAACGAGTTAATGATTTTCTATCACTAATtccaatgtatattatttaataatactactgaaattaattttgacaaACAATCAGATGTTCATAAGGGCATGTATCGACAAAATTAGTTTGTTTTCGGTTacattaaattagtatttaatagATGACATTCtaaataaaagagaaaaattGCAAAATATAGCGTTTTGTTAAGATGGGATATATTTGGAAGGTTTTGCCAATCTGCCAACAAACTCAGTAAGTTAACTTTAGTTAGTGTTCATATAGGTACCTTCTGttagttttttattcatttcattgtttCCACTCCCAAGCCAGCCATGAACTAGAAACACTGTTGTTTTATTCATACTAAAATCTGATTTTTCGATACTGTTGACGTCATTGTAAGCGAGAACTTGCGCTTTCGTGGGGTGAGACCTGCAGTTTGTGTTAACTTTAATTGAAAACATTGGTTGTGGCAAAtagaaataaagataatttatgaTACTTTAACGTCGatatgtttgttgttgtatattattcagcttcgttattattgttttatacatataaacaatatacgCAATCAGGCAATCATAACTAGACCTCATACATTGTACGTGGTTTCCATGGCCAAACGATTTACAGTAAGAAATGTGGGTATTATTtagtcaaaaaaataaataatataatatacagtctAAGTTGCCGTGATGATCCAATGGGTAAATGGTGTGAATCTTTACCAATTATTCTGAGGTCAAAGCGGGGCAAGCATTCACTAAATTTGCTTTATTATACAGCTTTGGTTGAGCCCGCCGTGGCCCAAATACCTGGgttgttcttattttttttaaatcagaagaTTTAATGGGCCACTACTCACACCGTCAATGAACGGATACCACGGCATCTAAGGTGTCAACTCTCTTGTACTTGTGATAGTAGACTCACTGTTTCGTTCAAGCCAGCACAGAGCGTTACAAATTGCTATTTGATACGATTATTGATCAACACAAGAGTAATATATCACTAgtttatgggacgatagcttaAACATAACTCAATGTCAACtaactttaaattatactaaactACTATATACCGTTTACCAATGTAGTGTTTTACTTAAGAAATATGTAATAGTTAAATatgtaagaattaaataaatatttgtatacatgcCTGGTAAATAGCCAGTAGTTGTTATTACTCGGGTTTCGAGATGATTTAATAAAGCGATTCTCTATCGGCGCTTTAATATCCACAAGATGGAGCTGACCATCCCCATCGCCAGGAAAGAGGAAGTAACGATCGCCCTCGCGATAACGTTCCTTAGGATCTTTGATAATATTTGCGGAACAAACTGAAATATATTACAGTGGATGAGTAATCATTATGATTATGTAATTCGAACCGATTTCTTTCACTGAAACCATTTTCATTACAGAGTATTGACGCCAAGTGAAGAATAGAAGATCAGTATGCCAACACGGATGTGTATTATTCAGTAATACTCAAAGTCTAATAGGATTTATATGAGATACGATCAAAGAAAGAAAAAGCGCATGATTTatggttttatttgtttatgaaaACATATAGAAATTCCAACTTCTGATTTCGTCGTCGCTAAATAAGCTACTAGTAAGCACACTAACTGATATTAAGAGGGAGATTTAATCTCCAAAATATGTTGTACTTTTAGCCGTGACTCGCCCGTTTATAAGGAAGGTAGGGATTGTACAAGGAAGGAAACCTATGGGATTCGCCAGAttcaaaattttgttaaatttggtTTAGAGGTTTAGTTATGGAATAGTTATAGATAAACAGACGGAAAAATTATCATCGCATTTGTAGATattagtgtattttttaaataaattttttttaactttaatgatGAACTAAGTAATGGAAGGGTTCCATAAAAtgattgatgattttttaaacaatggttttacacttaattaaaaattaagtatcaaaatattgcgttattgtatttacttaactaatatttttaatatcttaccTGATATGATGGAAACTAACAACGCAAGTTGCTTCATATTTCCAAAACACTTTGTAACTGACGTGTTACTTAAAGACAATACAACTACTACAATTTAGTATCTCATAATTGGTTAGATAACGTTTAACTATTGAGATATTAACTATGCAATAGTACATATAAATTGCCATAGCGTGTATTTATATGTTCAGAGGGGCTATTCTCTAAGATATACATAGTCACTttcattaacataataattctgTTCAACAAGAATTGTCAACGGAGTTCGCTTTAATTTCAATAGTTGATTTTGATGATGAGAGGTGAATTAGTTACAGATGTAGCCAAAAGAATTGATAATGACTTCCCCAAACAAATATGCAAgtagctaaataaatataaaaatattacttgatggtagggatTTTTGTATGCCCTAGGTAGGTAACATCCATTTATCATATAATCTATTgctaataattagtatttttgtatgCCGTTATGGTGAGTGAGTCTGTGTAACACAGGCATTAGGCATTACATTCAGTTTTAAGGTTGATAACACATTggcgatttaaggaatggtcTGGGCAGTTGTGTCCACTTAGAATCAGGTGGCACATTTgcccaaaatataatatatagaatttgcccgatatatttttatagaatatttcaaAGTCTTCGTAGCCTGACTTTATATTGTTAAACCTGTAAACCAATCATCAAATGTTTAACCGCCAAGCATTAATACTTGCCAACAATAGCGTGTGTAGATTAAGCATTTGCGAATTCTGGCAGTGCCAATAAAATCTTCTGGCGGCGTAACCCGACTTACTCTAATTGcatatgttttgtaataaaagttacatttCTGTAATGTAAATTccctttataaattaattttcataatataaaccTAGCTCcataataattgttacaaaCAGACCAAACGTAAAATGTGTTGTTgtttaatgtaacaatattttcaatGGCCACTTGGCACAATTTCGATTGATTTGGAGGACACTTACATAATACGTTATCGTTTAAAAACATCTGGATAACTATAATCCCAGAGATAACAGTTCAATAATTACaactgaaataaaaagtaacttggAATatcttagtaatattttaaaacaaaaatgcatGTGTATATTGGGATCGACAATCGGCTATCTGGATCCTGGGCCaaactttaaacttttttaCTTCTTTTAAGCTTTCTTTTGTAGTAGGTAtcattaaatagtttatatatgatATGGTTGTCGCGCAATTAGGTCTTAACATCTCGTCACATTCATCATtg from Vanessa cardui chromosome 1, ilVanCard2.1, whole genome shotgun sequence encodes the following:
- the LOC124532400 gene encoding lipase member H-like — encoded protein: MKQLALLVSIISVCSANIIKDPKERYREGDRYFLFPGDGDGQLHLVDIKAPIENRFIKSSRNPSNNNYWLFTRSHPTKAQVLAYNDVNSIEKSDFSMNKTTVFLVHGWLGSGNNEMNKKLTEAFLENDDVNVIVFDWSELASRNYVTAKNSVVALGEGLGKFINWLVSLGASYDRMHLVGFSLGAHVVGNAGRNTESQVKRLTALDPAGPLWKDDANRLKKTDARYVEVIHTNTLMFGYMDPLGDADFYPNGGSFMPGCLMSVCSHSKGYEYMAISVKHNNLNANECNNLNDVRGNRCNGELYPMGNGDLNKSRSGIFRVNTK
- the LOC124544501 gene encoding pancreatic triacylglycerol lipase-like, with product MKLLVVLLASVALCAGSAIPLVPLDNSHYVEGESRYIWMPDGEGKPHLVDLHAPVDEEFLQTRNGARNEYWLYTRRNPTNHQLLVNGNANSIRNSNYMGNRPTKVLVHGWNSNGNTAHNPLITAAFLAVSDVNVIVLDWRSSASGIYTTSVLAVPDVGRHLTNFLNFLFSTAGGNWNNVHLIGHSLGAHVVGNAGRASNVRPVRVTGMDPAGPQWGNNGNALNRNSGVYVESIHSNGGALGIMDPISHADFYPNGGRNQPGCATPICSHSRAPELFASSIRSNHLVGRLCNNLSQAQNNQCTGSTLVLGTSNLGKRGQGLYGLRTGNSWPF